From a single Armatimonadota bacterium genomic region:
- the mtaB gene encoding tRNA (N(6)-L-threonylcarbamoyladenosine(37)-C(2))-methylthiotransferase MtaB: MPKVAIHTLGCKVNQYETQRMAEALRASGYDVVDFADSADVYIINSCSVTHTADSKSRQAVRTVARRHPGACVVLTGCYAETSPNEASEIEGVSLVLGNRHKDAIVEYIGRLLPSKVSKTDMAASVSRTASARTRALVKIQDGCDQFCSYCIVPFARPMMWCKPANEVVDEVTQLADRGFKEIVLTGIRLGRYEYGGTNLVGLLQSLVKVSGIERIRLSSIEMTDVPAGLLEIMASEKKICRHLHVPLQSGNDGVLKRMNRPYTAEEFERFVEEARLRVSDIAITTDIMVGFPGETIEEFEETYCLAERLEFSRAHIFRFSPRQGTAASMMPDDVSPVEKKRRSELLIGLAKAHSEKFAKRFIGKTLAVLVEGNKESKLRSGFTDNYIKVVFKNGPKCEAGEIVLVRIADVKENQVFGEIITSNA; this comes from the coding sequence GTGCCAAAGGTGGCAATTCATACTCTTGGTTGTAAGGTTAATCAGTACGAAACGCAGAGGATGGCGGAGGCACTGCGTGCTAGTGGGTATGATGTTGTGGACTTTGCTGATTCGGCCGACGTTTATATCATAAATAGTTGCTCGGTAACACATACTGCTGACAGCAAATCCCGGCAGGCTGTTAGAACGGTTGCACGCCGTCACCCAGGGGCATGTGTAGTACTCACCGGTTGCTATGCCGAGACATCGCCTAATGAAGCCAGTGAAATCGAGGGCGTATCGCTCGTATTGGGTAACCGGCACAAAGATGCCATCGTAGAATACATTGGGCGGCTTCTCCCTAGTAAGGTGAGTAAAACAGACATGGCGGCCTCGGTTTCAAGGACGGCTAGTGCTAGAACACGTGCACTGGTGAAGATCCAGGATGGATGCGACCAATTTTGCTCATATTGCATCGTGCCTTTTGCCAGGCCTATGATGTGGTGTAAGCCGGCAAATGAGGTAGTTGACGAGGTTACTCAACTAGCCGACCGAGGATTCAAGGAAATTGTTCTCACTGGCATAAGGCTTGGGCGCTATGAATATGGTGGGACAAACCTTGTTGGACTTCTTCAATCACTTGTGAAAGTCTCGGGGATTGAACGTATCCGACTGAGCTCGATTGAAATGACCGATGTGCCAGCTGGTCTTCTTGAAATAATGGCTAGCGAGAAAAAAATATGTCGCCACCTACATGTGCCGTTGCAAAGCGGCAACGATGGAGTACTTAAGCGAATGAACCGGCCCTACACTGCGGAAGAGTTCGAACGGTTTGTTGAGGAGGCTCGTTTAAGGGTGTCCGATATTGCAATAACGACCGATATTATGGTAGGCTTCCCGGGCGAAACCATTGAGGAGTTTGAAGAGACGTACTGTCTTGCAGAGCGGCTGGAATTCTCACGGGCACACATATTCCGATTCTCACCAAGACAAGGTACAGCAGCATCTATGATGCCGGATGATGTTTCACCGGTTGAGAAAAAGCGGCGGAGCGAGCTATTAATTGGATTGGCAAAGGCTCATTCTGAAAAGTTTGCAAAGCGGTTTATCGGTAAGACTTTGGCCGTATTGGTTGAGGGCAATAAAGAAAGCAAGCTTCGCTCAGGCTTTACCGATAATTATATTAAGGTTGTTTTTAAAAACGGCCCTAAATGCGAGGCTGGAGAAATTGTACTGGTTAGAATTGCCGATGTGAAGGAAAATCAAGTTTTTGGGGAAATCATAACGAGTAACGCGTGA
- a CDS encoding diacylglycerol kinase has product MEDLTKEVIDQSTDDSEAPNVKPRGILGGFRYAVNGILDVFRTQKHMRFHFVMVFLVLLVALLFNLEKRDMLVLLFTISLVLVCEMFNSAIEAVVDIIAPTYHPLAKFAKDAAAGAVLISAVTAVVVGVILSAEYFDLGNFGGPVVGERPGPLMRVFLTGVILLVLITIIKVLGTKGKLLRGGIVSGHTAAGFFLAASILYISKNNLAAMLGVVLALLIAQSRVEAKIHSLQEVIIGAVLAMLVTAVVYWFAPG; this is encoded by the coding sequence ATGGAAGATCTAACTAAAGAAGTAATTGATCAGTCTACGGATGATTCAGAAGCACCAAATGTCAAGCCAAGAGGCATTTTGGGAGGATTCAGGTATGCGGTTAATGGCATACTTGATGTCTTTCGCACACAGAAGCACATGCGCTTTCATTTTGTTATGGTTTTTCTTGTGCTTCTTGTTGCTCTCCTTTTCAATTTAGAGAAAAGGGACATGTTGGTGCTACTTTTTACGATTTCACTTGTATTAGTTTGTGAGATGTTCAATTCAGCCATTGAGGCTGTTGTGGATATCATAGCGCCTACATATCACCCATTAGCAAAATTCGCCAAAGATGCCGCGGCTGGTGCTGTTCTTATTTCGGCGGTAACGGCTGTCGTCGTTGGAGTCATATTATCTGCAGAGTACTTTGACCTAGGTAATTTTGGTGGTCCGGTTGTAGGAGAAAGACCAGGGCCGCTGATGCGGGTATTTCTCACCGGCGTAATCCTGCTGGTACTTATCACGATTATCAAAGTATTGGGTACGAAGGGAAAGCTGTTAAGAGGGGGAATTGTGAGCGGTCACACAGCCGCAGGTTTTTTCCTAGCAGCTTCGATTCTATACATCTCGAAAAACAATCTTGCCGCAATGCTAGGTGTTGTGCTTGCGCTCCTTATTGCCCAGAGTCGTGTTGAAGCCAAGATTCATTCACTGCAGGAAGTTATCATCGGCGCCGTGCTTGCAATGCTAGTCACGGCTGTCGTTTATTGGTTTGCACCAGGCTAA
- a CDS encoding HD domain-containing protein, producing the protein MLGLCVILILSVLLSMHLLPEKVSLRVGDISNEEIRAHKTVRYIDTIATERLRQEAAKKTDKVYTIVPKAASETGEDFAQIIDVLKRARLDPTLYSDESRIAYVSRNLRPDLQECVDSDALRILLKADAKTFDQIQSYAEPLMRQIVDREIRDIPDDVPIVRAEFRKRLVEILGSTKYAAAVSKIGGSLIRPNRLFDPEATKKAQEREMRMVPPKYGQILLGEVVISKGERVTPEHIDKFTALGLSHPKADYVIMMCISILVACVVIFTLLYLARYHARIYTSTKLLGLLSLIVVLSVLGLKLGGAALGLNLSGSQSGYFGMIWIATAGMLTATLINPQVAVMIVALLSAMTGFAMNQELRWALAALVSGFVAIYSVSDIRHRSDLMTAAIIVSLTNLAIVWLIGRVGGDDVRTLFIGSGWAVVGGVSSIGLFWLGTTALEKPFGITTHNRLLELADTNNPILKRLLMEAPGTYSHSIFVGNIAAGAAEQIGADPLLVRVAAYYHDVGKMKRPHFFVENQYVENAHDGLNPSLSALVIRSHIKDGLELAKEYKLPPLICELMAQHHGTSVVKYFYHQATSEGNNESDMLEQHFRYDGTKPQSKEAALLMLADSVEAASRSLSKPTPSHIENLVDKIIDDRLADGQLDESDLTFKDISRIRDSFVRTLTSMMHARIEYPELTGTEGKKSANGSANKESSEVASESGKAEKGRSHVTAS; encoded by the coding sequence ATGTTGGGCCTCTGCGTTATACTCATCTTGTCGGTCCTCCTCTCAATGCATCTACTTCCTGAAAAGGTATCACTCCGAGTTGGCGATATCAGCAACGAAGAAATTCGTGCCCACAAAACGGTCCGTTATATCGACACAATTGCAACAGAGCGTCTCAGACAGGAGGCGGCTAAAAAAACCGACAAGGTCTATACCATTGTTCCAAAGGCTGCTTCCGAGACTGGCGAGGATTTCGCCCAAATTATAGATGTCCTCAAGCGTGCTAGGCTCGACCCCACCCTATATTCCGACGAATCCAGGATTGCTTATGTGAGCCGCAACCTTCGCCCGGACTTGCAGGAGTGTGTGGACTCCGACGCTTTGAGAATTCTACTAAAAGCTGATGCAAAGACCTTTGACCAGATCCAGTCATACGCAGAACCGCTAATGCGTCAGATTGTTGATAGGGAGATTCGTGACATTCCGGATGACGTTCCTATCGTGCGTGCAGAGTTTCGAAAGCGCCTTGTTGAAATTTTAGGAAGCACCAAGTATGCTGCCGCAGTCTCGAAGATAGGCGGCAGTCTTATAAGGCCGAACCGCCTATTCGACCCAGAAGCTACAAAGAAGGCTCAAGAGCGGGAGATGCGGATGGTGCCCCCCAAGTATGGTCAGATTCTCCTTGGCGAAGTGGTTATTTCCAAAGGCGAGCGCGTTACGCCTGAGCACATTGACAAGTTCACCGCATTGGGGCTAAGCCATCCGAAGGCAGATTATGTTATCATGATGTGCATAAGCATACTTGTTGCTTGTGTAGTGATTTTCACGCTTCTTTATCTTGCGCGATACCATGCACGGATATACACGTCCACAAAGTTGCTTGGACTACTGTCTTTGATAGTAGTCCTAAGCGTTTTGGGGCTGAAGTTAGGCGGCGCAGCACTTGGTTTGAATTTAAGTGGCTCACAAAGCGGCTACTTTGGGATGATCTGGATTGCTACGGCGGGCATGCTTACTGCCACGCTGATTAATCCGCAGGTCGCCGTCATGATTGTGGCGCTTCTGTCAGCGATGACCGGATTTGCGATGAATCAGGAGCTACGATGGGCGTTGGCGGCGTTAGTTAGTGGTTTTGTGGCAATCTATTCGGTATCCGACATCCGCCACCGGTCGGACCTAATGACTGCGGCAATAATTGTGTCGTTAACCAACCTTGCGATAGTGTGGTTAATTGGGCGTGTAGGCGGCGACGATGTGAGGACGCTTTTTATAGGCTCGGGATGGGCTGTTGTTGGAGGAGTGAGTTCTATAGGTCTGTTTTGGCTAGGGACGACCGCATTGGAAAAGCCTTTCGGAATCACAACCCACAATCGCCTCTTGGAACTGGCGGATACGAACAACCCTATATTGAAGCGGTTATTAATGGAGGCACCGGGTACATATAGTCATAGCATATTTGTGGGAAATATAGCAGCAGGTGCTGCTGAACAAATTGGGGCGGATCCGCTACTTGTTCGCGTTGCGGCATATTATCATGACGTTGGCAAGATGAAGCGGCCGCATTTCTTTGTGGAGAACCAGTATGTTGAAAATGCTCACGACGGGCTGAATCCCTCGCTTAGTGCATTGGTAATTAGGTCGCACATCAAAGACGGCCTCGAGCTTGCGAAGGAATACAAATTGCCGCCATTGATATGTGAACTAATGGCGCAACATCATGGCACGAGCGTTGTAAAATATTTTTACCATCAAGCTACAAGCGAAGGGAATAACGAGTCGGACATGCTCGAACAGCATTTCCGCTATGACGGAACCAAGCCGCAAAGTAAAGAGGCTGCTCTTTTGATGCTGGCTGATTCAGTCGAGGCTGCATCGCGGAGTTTATCAAAGCCGACGCCCAGCCACATAGAAAATCTTGTGGACAAAATCATCGATGATCGTTTAGCTGACGGCCAGCTTGATGAATCAGATTTGACTTTTAAGGATATAAGTCGAATTCGAGACTCATTCGTTCGAACGCTAACGAGCATGATGCATGCTCGTATCGAGTATCCTGAACTTACAGGGACCGAAGGAAAGAAATCTGCAAATGGAAGTGCTAATAAAGAATCTTCAGAAGTGGCAAGTGAATCAGGAAAGGCTGAAAAAGGTCGTAGCCACGTCACTGCAAGTTGA
- a CDS encoding histidine triad nucleotide-binding protein, which yields MEGCIFCKIVQREIPAQVVYEDEVILAFRDVNPVAPVHVLIIPKEHIAGVLSLNQEHSEIIKGIWLVIPKLAQELGIADRGFRVVVNSGPAAGQSVPHLHFHLLGGRAFSWPPG from the coding sequence ATGGAAGGGTGCATATTCTGCAAAATTGTGCAACGTGAAATTCCAGCTCAAGTAGTTTATGAGGATGAAGTCATTCTCGCCTTTAGGGATGTGAATCCAGTAGCTCCGGTGCATGTGCTTATTATTCCGAAGGAGCACATAGCGGGGGTCCTTTCACTTAATCAGGAACATTCTGAAATAATAAAAGGGATTTGGCTAGTTATTCCAAAGCTTGCTCAAGAGCTTGGTATTGCGGACAGAGGCTTTAGGGTTGTAGTTAACTCGGGTCCGGCGGCAGGTCAGAGCGTGCCGCATTTGCATTTTCATCTGTTGGGAGGTAGGGCTTTTAGCTGGCCTCCAGGTTAG
- a CDS encoding PEP-CTERM sorting domain-containing protein — protein sequence MGSRLLTVFLCSLLMVACVAGIWAQEPPSYDVQKEIALYGNLKQGDIPGWGGVACGPTAAINSFVYLQNKYPSVYDSHLIGDADGDGDSNDYQDLIAVANTLGGPNYMKTIINNTTWHDDFIWGKHAYIENKIPGLTSYLAQDFWGWNNPLRPKPSWVQQCYPTWDFLFNELANCEDVEILLTWEDGGHYLTLTSFHWVDFDFDGIIDPIENATIDYIDPCTGAWGQTGIWHAAVGNDWKIETGYNSFQPWISMAVKESPVPEPASLLVFGSGLVGLAGFMLRRKTL from the coding sequence ATGGGATCAAGACTGCTGACGGTCTTCCTATGCAGCTTATTAATGGTTGCTTGCGTGGCTGGCATTTGGGCACAAGAACCACCATCGTATGACGTACAGAAGGAGATTGCATTGTATGGCAATCTTAAGCAGGGCGATATTCCAGGTTGGGGAGGAGTTGCCTGCGGGCCGACTGCTGCGATTAACTCGTTTGTCTACTTACAGAACAAGTACCCGAGTGTGTATGACAGCCATCTTATTGGCGATGCAGACGGTGACGGCGACTCCAATGATTATCAGGACCTCATTGCAGTTGCTAACACGCTTGGTGGTCCCAACTACATGAAAACGATTATAAACAATACCACATGGCATGACGACTTTATTTGGGGCAAGCATGCGTACATCGAGAATAAGATTCCGGGTTTAACGAGTTATCTTGCCCAGGACTTTTGGGGCTGGAACAATCCCCTAAGGCCTAAGCCATCGTGGGTGCAACAATGCTATCCAACTTGGGACTTTCTATTCAACGAGTTGGCAAACTGCGAGGATGTAGAGATTCTACTTACCTGGGAGGATGGCGGCCATTATCTGACTCTCACCAGTTTCCATTGGGTTGACTTTGACTTCGATGGGATTATTGATCCCATTGAGAACGCGACAATTGACTACATTGATCCGTGCACCGGAGCTTGGGGACAGACCGGGATTTGGCATGCCGCTGTCGGGAACGACTGGAAAATCGAGACTGGTTATAATAGCTTCCAGCCATGGATTAGCATGGCCGTAAAGGAGAGCCCAGTACCCGAGCCTGCGTCACTGTTGGTGTTTGGCTCCGGCTTAGTTGGGCTGGCCGGCTTCATGCTAAGAAGGAAGACGCTCTAG
- a CDS encoding tetratricopeptide repeat protein gives MKSFYQRFWITLALIAITIGVFLPVLRNDFINFDDGEYVTENVLVRAGLTWEGIKWAFATRHAANWHPMTWISHMLDVEVYGMKPWGHHLTNLILHLATTLTLFGILLSVTGYPWRSALVAAFFAIHPLHVESIAWAAERKDVLSAFFWMVTTWSYISYVKSPRVMTYLRVMVLFALGLMSKPMLVTLPLVFLLLDYWPLRRISLARHLLSVATLNKHGNLILEKGPLFVLSAISCVITYIAQHEGEAVRTLQKVTFTDRISNALVSYVAYLGKMIWPKNLAIFYPYPTEGLPIWQVVGSGLILICITLLAVYLAHSRRYLVVGWFWYLFTLVPVIGIIQVGSQAMADRYTYIPLIGIFVAIVWGFPELLGNIGLNGAREGRKIINLPILPFASAVSLLALAICTRIQVGYWRDSISLFEHTLAVTKNNVVAHTSLGDALREKGKVKQAIAHYTRALEIYPFDPNAILNLGVALAEGGMVKEAILQFKKALEVNPNDADAYNNLGLALASQGNLSEAIEHYGKALALRPDFASAHGNLGLALATQGRIDEAIEHYKNAIRLNPNIAEVYNDLGLALAFKGDLDGAVRQFRIAVQKQPQFVSAYYNLGVALGQLGKLDAAIQAYRMAIRLNPRHASAHKNLAIALYEKGDYAGAWREIRLYEEYGGKPSKTFLKALSEKMPEN, from the coding sequence ATGAAAAGTTTTTACCAGCGCTTCTGGATTACGCTTGCGCTAATTGCCATTACCATCGGAGTTTTCCTGCCGGTGCTTCGAAATGACTTTATAAATTTCGATGATGGCGAGTATGTGACAGAGAATGTACTTGTCAGAGCAGGATTAACATGGGAAGGTATTAAGTGGGCATTTGCAACTAGGCATGCAGCAAATTGGCATCCTATGACATGGATTTCCCATATGCTCGATGTTGAAGTGTATGGCATGAAGCCATGGGGACACCACCTTACGAATCTTATTTTGCATCTGGCGACGACGCTTACTCTTTTTGGAATCCTCTTGAGTGTAACAGGCTATCCATGGCGAAGCGCGCTTGTTGCGGCCTTTTTTGCAATCCATCCGCTCCATGTAGAATCAATCGCTTGGGCGGCTGAAAGAAAGGATGTCTTGAGTGCTTTCTTCTGGATGGTCACCACGTGGTCGTACATCAGTTACGTAAAATCTCCTAGGGTTATGACTTACCTTCGAGTTATGGTCTTATTTGCGCTTGGTCTTATGTCGAAACCTATGCTGGTTACCCTTCCGCTTGTTTTCCTGCTACTAGACTACTGGCCCTTGAGACGCATCAGCCTTGCTCGTCATTTATTGTCGGTTGCTACTTTAAATAAGCATGGCAATCTTATACTTGAGAAGGGGCCGCTATTCGTGCTCTCGGCCATATCATGTGTTATAACATACATTGCCCAGCACGAGGGTGAGGCTGTGAGAACGCTTCAAAAGGTTACCTTCACTGACCGTATTTCAAATGCGCTTGTTTCTTACGTTGCATATCTTGGCAAGATGATCTGGCCAAAAAACCTAGCGATTTTCTATCCATACCCAACAGAGGGATTACCAATTTGGCAAGTTGTTGGATCTGGTTTGATTCTCATTTGCATAACTTTGCTGGCAGTCTACCTAGCGCATAGCAGGCGCTATCTGGTGGTTGGCTGGTTTTGGTATCTCTTTACTTTGGTCCCGGTAATTGGCATAATCCAAGTTGGAAGCCAGGCAATGGCGGATAGATACACTTATATTCCACTCATTGGCATTTTCGTCGCGATTGTTTGGGGATTCCCCGAGCTTCTGGGAAATATTGGATTAAATGGAGCAAGAGAGGGAAGGAAGATTATCAATTTGCCTATTCTCCCATTCGCATCTGCTGTATCGCTTCTTGCCCTGGCAATCTGCACACGCATCCAAGTCGGCTACTGGCGTGACAGTATCTCACTATTTGAACACACCCTTGCAGTGACAAAAAACAATGTCGTGGCTCATACAAGCCTTGGTGATGCTTTAAGGGAGAAGGGCAAAGTAAAGCAGGCAATAGCGCACTACACAAGGGCGTTAGAAATCTATCCTTTCGATCCTAATGCAATACTCAATCTTGGCGTTGCCCTAGCCGAAGGAGGGATGGTAAAGGAGGCCATCTTGCAGTTTAAAAAAGCGTTGGAGGTCAATCCTAATGATGCTGATGCGTATAATAACCTAGGCTTGGCTCTTGCTTCACAGGGAAATCTATCTGAGGCAATCGAACATTATGGTAAAGCATTGGCGCTTAGGCCTGACTTCGCAAGCGCTCATGGCAATCTTGGGCTAGCATTGGCGACGCAGGGCCGTATTGATGAGGCAATCGAACACTATAAAAATGCTATACGGCTAAATCCTAACATTGCAGAGGTTTACAATGACCTCGGATTGGCGCTAGCATTTAAGGGTGACCTTGATGGAGCAGTGCGCCAATTTAGAATAGCGGTTCAAAAGCAACCACAGTTCGTATCTGCTTACTACAATTTAGGGGTTGCTCTTGGTCAGTTAGGCAAGTTGGATGCGGCAATTCAAGCCTACCGGATGGCGATTCGACTTAATCCTAGGCACGCAAGCGCCCACAAAAATTTAGCTATTGCGCTGTACGAAAAAGGGGACTATGCGGGGGCGTGGCGGGAAATCCGCCTATATGAAGAATATGGTGGAAAGCCTTCCAAAACTTTTTTGAAGGCACTCTCTGAGAAAATGCCTGAAAACTGA
- the rpsU gene encoding 30S ribosomal protein S21, whose amino-acid sequence MAQVQVRENESIDSALKRFKKELQQAGVLKEAREHEHYEKPSDKKRKAEAARRRKLMKLNKG is encoded by the coding sequence TTGGCGCAAGTCCAAGTGCGGGAAAACGAATCAATAGATAGCGCCCTAAAGCGATTCAAGAAAGAACTTCAACAGGCTGGCGTTCTGAAGGAAGCCCGCGAGCATGAGCACTACGAGAAGCCTAGCGACAAGAAGCGCAAGGCCGAAGCTGCTCGGCGGCGCAAGCTCATGAAGCTCAACAAGGGTTAA
- the ybeY gene encoding rRNA maturation RNase YbeY, whose amino-acid sequence MEVLIKNLQKWQVNQERLKKVVATSLQVEGFNRPAEVSIVLTDDEMIRELNKEYRGVDSPTDVLAFSQLENKEVTYENDQVVLGDIIISVETAEKQAREHGHSLDDEISLLVAHGMLHLLGYGDQTEAQAAVMREHEKEILEQSNDGRSN is encoded by the coding sequence ATGGAAGTGCTAATAAAGAATCTTCAGAAGTGGCAAGTGAATCAGGAAAGGCTGAAAAAGGTCGTAGCCACGTCACTGCAAGTTGAGGGATTTAACCGACCTGCAGAGGTTAGCATTGTCCTTACAGATGATGAGATGATTCGTGAATTGAATAAAGAATATAGAGGTGTAGATTCGCCGACAGATGTTCTTGCCTTCTCGCAATTGGAAAACAAGGAAGTAACTTATGAAAACGACCAGGTTGTGCTGGGTGATATAATAATTTCTGTGGAAACAGCCGAAAAACAGGCAAGGGAGCACGGCCATTCACTTGATGATGAAATCAGTCTATTAGTTGCACATGGAATGCTCCACCTTCTAGGTTATGGTGACCAGACTGAAGCGCAGGCAGCTGTAATGCGAGAACACGAAAAGGAGATTTTGGAACAATCAAACGATGGAAGATCTAACTAA
- a CDS encoding hemolysin family protein, giving the protein MGTDIDPFSFAGMVVSTGNPGIVKSVILIFLLLFCNAFFSMAEIAIVSVRKTRIKQLVDEGVSRAKAVQRLLEDPTRFLATVQMGITLVGFFASAAGAATLAEPLAKYLQATGIPIVADNPIASAVVLLTLVIVFLSLVIGETAPKSLALQHAEKIALLVASPMLWLSYLTAPFVKTITAASNLFVRPFGGRASFSPPILTEEELKMLVEAGEEEGVLEEEEKEMIHSIFEFTDTVVRKVMTPRTDMKCVEVNASVDELLDVIIRAGHSRVPIYEDTVDNIVGVVHAKDLLRALHENGKKVNIRELMRPPYIVPENKKVDELLAEFKKSKIQMAIVVDEYGGTAGLVTIEDILEEIVGDIMDEYDVEEPMTEILDENTMIVDARIPISEINELMDIQLPEEEFDTIGGFVFGLFGTQPHQGQAVEYNGIKFVVEKTDGRRIQKVRIIKPPKSPEDEEEIEGGGSVR; this is encoded by the coding sequence TTGGGTACAGATATTGACCCGTTCAGTTTTGCCGGGATGGTAGTAAGCACGGGCAATCCCGGCATAGTTAAGAGCGTTATTCTCATATTTCTGCTGCTTTTCTGCAATGCATTCTTTTCTATGGCAGAGATAGCGATTGTATCCGTGCGCAAGACAAGAATAAAGCAGCTTGTGGACGAAGGCGTCTCGCGAGCAAAAGCGGTTCAAAGGCTGCTTGAAGACCCCACCCGCTTTTTGGCGACGGTGCAGATGGGCATCACCCTCGTTGGGTTTTTCGCCTCAGCGGCAGGTGCCGCTACGCTAGCCGAACCGTTGGCAAAGTACCTTCAAGCGACAGGCATTCCAATCGTTGCTGACAACCCAATTGCGTCGGCGGTCGTACTCTTGACCCTTGTGATAGTCTTTCTCAGTTTAGTAATTGGTGAGACTGCTCCAAAAAGTCTGGCTCTCCAGCACGCCGAAAAAATTGCATTGTTGGTTGCCAGTCCAATGCTTTGGCTTTCATATCTCACGGCACCGTTTGTTAAAACAATCACAGCCGCAAGCAATCTGTTTGTCAGGCCTTTCGGTGGCAGAGCTAGTTTCTCACCGCCGATTCTGACTGAGGAAGAGCTCAAAATGCTTGTGGAAGCCGGCGAGGAGGAAGGTGTTCTCGAAGAGGAAGAAAAAGAGATGATTCACTCCATCTTTGAGTTCACCGATACCGTCGTGCGAAAAGTTATGACGCCGCGGACTGATATGAAGTGCGTTGAGGTAAATGCCTCGGTTGATGAGCTTCTAGATGTGATAATCCGTGCAGGGCATTCACGCGTACCTATATACGAAGATACGGTGGATAATATCGTTGGCGTTGTTCATGCAAAAGACCTTCTGCGGGCGTTGCATGAAAATGGCAAGAAAGTCAACATTCGGGAGCTCATGCGACCGCCGTACATCGTTCCCGAAAACAAAAAGGTTGATGAGCTTCTTGCGGAGTTCAAGAAGAGCAAGATTCAAATGGCTATCGTTGTGGATGAATATGGCGGAACAGCTGGCTTAGTGACGATTGAGGATATTCTCGAAGAGATCGTTGGCGATATTATGGATGAGTATGATGTCGAAGAACCTATGACTGAAATACTAGATGAAAATACTATGATAGTTGATGCGAGAATTCCCATCAGCGAAATAAACGAATTAATGGACATTCAGCTACCTGAGGAGGAATTCGACACCATAGGTGGCTTTGTATTTGGTTTATTTGGGACCCAACCACACCAGGGTCAAGCGGTCGAATATAACGGCATAAAGTTCGTTGTAGAGAAAACCGATGGCCGTCGTATTCAGAAAGTTCGCATTATAAAACCCCCTAAGTCGCCTGAGGATGAAGAAGAAATAGAAGGGGGCGGCTCTGTGCGGTAG
- a CDS encoding GatB/YqeY domain-containing protein — MSLREKLEEDYKAAMKAKDTLRVSVIRMARSEIRNAEIAKRRSLTEEEIAEVITREIKRRQESIEQFKQGGRTDLVDKETAEMKILSEYLPEQLSEDEIAGIAQEVIAELKAASKADKGRVMSALMPRVRGRADGRLVSEIVDRLLERSSA, encoded by the coding sequence ATGTCGTTGCGGGAAAAGCTAGAAGAAGATTATAAAGCGGCGATGAAAGCCAAGGATACTCTCCGAGTATCTGTAATTCGTATGGCGCGTAGCGAGATCCGAAACGCGGAAATTGCTAAGCGCCGTTCTCTTACTGAGGAAGAAATCGCTGAGGTAATCACCCGTGAGATTAAGCGACGGCAGGAGTCCATTGAGCAGTTCAAACAAGGCGGTCGGACTGATTTAGTTGATAAGGAAACCGCTGAGATGAAAATTCTCTCGGAATATTTGCCAGAACAGCTTTCTGAGGACGAAATAGCCGGCATTGCGCAAGAGGTGATAGCAGAACTGAAAGCTGCGTCAAAGGCAGATAAGGGTCGGGTAATGAGCGCCCTTATGCCGCGCGTTCGTGGTCGGGCAGACGGAAGATTAGTCAGCGAGATAGTCGACCGCTTGCTTGAGCGCAGTTCTGCATAA